The following DNA comes from Spirulina major PCC 6313.
TTCTCTCCGGTCATGGTGGGGCAAGCCTACGCCATTGAGAAAATGGAGCAAATTGCCCCCGTCTACACTCGCTACGGGTGGCAGCAGGATGGCAATGGCACCGCTCAACTTCGCTCTACCCTGGGATTGAAGAAGTCTCAGGACAAAGCAGAACAAATTCCCCAAACCCATGCGGTAGATGGTATCGCTTTAGCCTGTGGATACTTCATCGAGTATCGTCCCTTCCACCGGAAACGCAGTCACGGTTATCTTTGGTTTGGAGAGGTTAAGATTACATCTGCCCCATTTGTGGTGATTAAACGGCCACCCATCAGTCGCAGGCAACTGCACCTCATGGTTCCCAGTCAGAAGGGTCTACGCCGCAAATATGGAGGCACAGTAACTCGCCATGGATTCCGGAAGGGGGATCTAGTGCGGGTTGAGATGGCAGGTCGCGTCTCGGTGGGCTATGTGAGTGGGGATACAACTCGGCAAGTTTCTGTTTCTGGGTTCACTTGGAAGCGTATTGGGCAGTTTAGTGCTGCCAAGGTTGAGCTACTCTATCGCGCCACGGGTATTTTAGTCAGTTGCCCGCAGAGATTGTCAGTCAGTGGGGTATTTAACCCCGCTGCCTGACGCTTGTTTCCTCCCCCACCTGCGGTGCGAGGTGGGGGTTTCCACAAGGAGTTTTTGATGAATTCCCCTACAACGCAAAAACGCGCCGTCGTCTTAGTCTCAGGAGGGCTAGATTCGGCCACCACCGCCGCCCAGGCCCAAGCCGATGGCTATGAGGCGATCGCCCTTTCCTGTCGCTACGGCCAACGCCACGATCGCGAACTCCTCGCAGCCCAGGCCGTGGTTGAGTATTTGGGGATTACGGAGCATTTTGTGATTGATGTGAATTTGGGGCAATGGGGCGGCTCATCCTTGACGGATCTTGATACGCCCCTGGCTCAGGACGGCAGCGATCGCGCCCCCCATCCCCGCCACCTATGTTCCTGGGCGTAACACCGTCTTCATCGCCCTCGCCCTCTCCCTCGCCGAAGCCAAGGGAGCCGAGGCGATCTATCTGGGGATTAATGCGGTGGACTATTCCGGCTATCCCGATTGCCGCCCGGACTACCTCGCCGCCTATCAAGACCTGGCGCGGCTCTCCTCGAAAGTGGGGGTTGAGGGGCGACCGATTCAGCTTGTGGCCCCGTTGGTGGAAGATACCAAGGTGGATATTGTGCGGCGGGCGGTGCGGTTGGGCGTGCCGATTCCCTTAACCTGGTCTTGCTATGCCGGGGGAGAAACGCCCTGCGGCCGGTGCGATTCCTGCCAAATTCGCGATCGCGCCCTGATCGATGCCGGTTACGCCCAGTGGGCCAGCACGGCAAAAGTTCAGTGATTCTACGGAATCGACTTCATTACAAATGACTAAAACTAGTGGTTTCTCTGAATTTACATTAACAATCATGATGGTAAGGTAGCATTCTCCGCTATGCTGCAAAAATAGAATCTGAAACACAACTATGGATGTTATCCCGGCAATTGATCTCCTTGATGGTCAATGTGTGCGCTTATACCAAGGGGATTACACACGATCTGAAGTCTTTAGTGACAGTCCCCTAGAAATTGCCCAGCGTTGGGAAGCGGCCGGGGCGACTCGTTTACACGTGGTGGATCTCGATGGTGCGAAAACCGGAGCCACCGTCAATCATGAGGCGATCGCCACCATCGTCCAAGCCTTAAACATTCCCGTCGAAGTGGGGGGCGGTCTGCGCGATCGCGCCACGATCCAACGCATTTTTGATCTCGGCGTGCAATGGGCGATCGTCGGCACGCTAGCCGTGGAAAACCCTCAACTTGTCCAAGACCTCTGCACCGAATTTCCCGGCCGCATCATCGTCGGCATTGATGCCCGCAACGGCAAAGTTGCAACACGAGGCTGGCTCGAAACCTCCACCATTGACGCGATCGATCTGGCCCAACGGATGGCGATCGCCGGAGCCGCCGCCATCATCTACACCGACATTCACCGCGACGGAACCATGAGCGGCCCCAACACCACCGCCCTGCGCGAACTCGCCCACCAAATCGAACTCCCGATCATCGCCTCCGGTGGTGTCAGTTCCCTCACCGATGTCTTAAGCCTCCTTGCCCTCGAACCCGACGGCGTGACCGGCATGATCATCGGTCGCGCCATCTACACCGGAGACATTGACCTCAAAGAAGCCGTTCAAGCCGTGGGCCCCGGCCGTTTACAAGATGTTCCCCCCCAAGGTGGCCATTTTTCCACCTTTGCCTAAGCGAAATGGGTCCGTTTTGGATATTGGTAAATGATACGCATGGATCTTGTGCAAGCGAGTCATAATTCAAGCCTGCATATTCTCTTTTGCACTTCGTTCTTTGATGCTCAGTTGTGCCCAAGCTAATCGATGAAAATCTCATGGCGACCTAATCGAAACCAGCGAACTCTTGCTATTACCGGTCTAGCCTTGGGTTACTATGCCTTATCAGCCCTCTGTCGTTATGCCGCATCCACGCCAGAATCCATCACGCCAATTTGGTTTCCCGACGGTCTAGGCGTGGGCATGGTCTTGCTCTTTGGTTATTGGATCTTGCCAGGGGTAACGATAGGTTCAATTCTGGCCAACTGGTCAGCCTTTGTGCATGGCCACACCCTAGGAATCTGGGTATTAGATCTACTCCAAGTGGGTCTCATTGCCACAGGAACGACCGCCGGAACCTATTTCGGCGTGCAATGGTTACGTCATACCATCGGTCGCCGGAACCCCCTGAACCAGACCAGCGATATTTTTGTGTTTGTGGTCTTCACCGCCATCCTCAGCACCTTGCTCAATGCCACTGTCGGGATCTTCGCCCTGAGCTTGGATCACACTGTGGCCGTCCAAAACAGCCTCAATGCCTGGATGATGTGGTGGATTTCTAATGTGACGGGGATTTTACTGGTCACGCCCCTTTGTCTATCTGGATCAGATGCGATCCGCTGGCTACGGGCGACTCGCTACAATCGAACCGCCAAAACCCGACGCTGGCTGAGTGAGCAACTGCGGCTCGCCATTGAACAACCGATTCAAAATGCTCAGCAATGGTTTTTCGAGGGTGTTGTTTTGCTCGGAGTGACCCTAGGCATTAGCTATGGGGCTTTTTTGTTAAGCTATCCGATTGATTATTTATTAATTCCCTGTTTAATTGTGGCGGCCTTTCGTTTGGGACAAATTGGAGTGTCCGGTTTTACGCTGTTGATTTCGATCATTGCCATTTATGGCACCGTAAACCCATTGACCTCAAACCAACTGACCTCGTTGTCTCCGGATAACTTACAGGTTTCCCTCATGATGCTGCAATGTTTTCTGAGCATTTTGGTGATTACGGCTCTTGCCTTGTCAGCGACGTTGATTGAAAAACAACGGGTTGTTAGATATCTCCAGCATTCTCAAGCCCAACTTCAGCTACAAAAGACACAACTGATCACGCAAAATGAAGATTTACTGATGGCGAAACAGGCGGCGGAAGATGCGAACCGCGCTAAGAGTGAGTTTTTGGCGAATATGAGCCATGAAATCCGGACACCGCTGAATATTATTTTGGGGTTTTGTCAGTTGATGAACCAGGATGCGACAAGTCTTAATCATCAGACAATTCGGGAAAATTTGACGTTGATGGAGCGTAGTGGGGAAACGTTGCTGCGGTTGTTGAATGATGTGTTGGACTTGGCCAAAATTGAGGCGAATCGGCTGCAATTAAGGGAGGATGTGATTACGGTGCGATCGCTGATTCGGGATATTCACCGCATTTTTGCCGCCACAGCCCACCAGAAAAACATCACGTTTGATTACCACGTGGGGGCCAATGTCCCGGAACAGATTCGGTTTGATGCGGCCCGGTTGCGCCAAATTTTGTTTAATCTGATCGGCAACAGCATTAAATTCACGAAAAAAGGGACGGTGCAACTGATTGTGCAACGTTCGCGGGCTGCTGACGATCCTCAAGTGATCCAACTGGAATTGATCGTGCAGGATACCGGCATTGGGATTCCCCCTGATCAGCAGGACATTATTTTCGATGCCTTCCGTCAACTTGAAGGCCACCACAGTCGCCGCTACGGTGGTACGGGTTTGGGGTTAGCCCTGACTCAACGCCTCACCCAAATGCTCGGTGGGCAGATTTACCTCACCAGTGAATTGGGCGTGGGCAGTACCTTCACGATTGTGTTTCCCCAGGTTTCCCTCGTGCTGCCAGCCCCTGAAAACCTCGTTCAAGATCTAGCGTCAGAACCGATGCTAGATCCCCTGAATAGGCCGGCAGGGGATACCCAGGACACCCTAGTGATGGCGATGCCGGAAAAAATTCCGCCGAGCTTGGCGATCGCGCAGGATCTGTTCCTCTGTAAGCTCTATGAACTAGAGGCGACCACTTGGCTGCATGTTTCGCGCACGTTGATCATGAGTGATATTCGGGATTTTTCTGAAAGTTTGCAGGGTTTGGGGGCGGAGTATGATTGTCAACTGTTGTGTGACTATGCCCAGGATTTGAGTTGTCATGTGGCGGAGTTTGACATTGAGACCCTCCAAACGGCGATCGCAGATTTTCCCAAGCTGTGCCGCATCATTGAACGCTGGTTAGGTGGGGTGGAGCCTGGTGTGAATTGAGAGGCTCTTGACGCGATGGGTTTGATCTGATTTGAGATGGGGGTGCTGGGGGTGCGATCGCACCAAACCGGGCGAGGATAACTCGCCCGGTTGCAGCTTCTATCTTTGCCTGCTCTTGCAGATTGTGTCTTACAGATTGTGTCTTAATATTCAGCCTTGAGTTCCCGTTCCATTAAGGCTTGTACTGCCTCCATGGGGCTGATTTCATGATCCAACAGGCGGCACACTTGGCGGGCAATGGGAACCGGGATACGGTGAGTGCGGGCCATTTCCACAAGGACACGGGTAGTGTTCACCCCTTCGGCGGTGCTTTGCAGTTCAATCAAGACGGTTTCGAGGTCTTTCCCCTCGGCGAGGCCAAACCCAACGCGATAGTTCCGGGAAAGCGCCCCGTCACAGGTGGCGAGGAGATCCCCTAAACCGGATAAGCCGAAGAAGGTTTCGCTCGATGCACCCATGTGCGTCCCAATCCGCATCATTTCGGGGAGGGCGCGGGTAAGGAGTCCGGCTTTGGCGTTGGTTCCTAGGTTCAGACCATCACAAACACCGGCGGCGATCGCCATGATGTTTTTCAGGGTTCCCCCTAATTCAGTCCCCAGGGGATCGGTGTTGATATAGACGCGGAAGGTTTCGGATGAAAAGATGTCTTGTACAACTTTAGCCGCAGCTTCGTCTTGACTAGCCACAACGGTGGTCGCCGGTAAACCCATTTCAATTTCCCGTGAGAGATTCGGGCCCGACAGCACGGCGACAGGATTATCTGGAAAGGCGGCTTGCCACATTTGGGACGGGGTTTGCTTCGTCGCAGGGTCTAGGCCCTTTGTGGCGGTGAGAATAATTTTTGTTTTGGGCAAGTTACACGCTTTGATCTGCTCAATCACGCTGGGCACGCCTTTCATTGAGACGGCACAGAGTAGCACATCTGCCTCTGCGATCGCACTTGCCAAGGGTTCACTTTGGCGACGAGACCACAGCTTGACAGCGTGATTGTTGCGCATCGCCACCGTCGCTAATGCAGACCCCCACGCACCTGCACCGATCACTGTTAACCGTGGCTCAGCGGCGGTTTTACTATAGAACGGTGCTAGGGTGTTCGTCAGACGAGTCTGTTGAACAGCGAGAGAACCTTTAGAAGGTAGGGTGTTAACCATTGCTTTTTGGCGTAATTATTGAAGAGAACAGTTGAATCGTGGTTGAATCGTGGTTGAATCGTGAAGATTGCCCGTTCTTCATTAGTTCTACAGCACGCACTCACGCCAATGTTTCATTCATGGGACATAAATTCAGCGATCGCGCCATCTCGCGATTTATCCCTTTAGATAGATGCGAAGCCGTTTGGTGCGATCGGTCTTGATCGCTAATCGGTGAGTTACGGCGGATTGCTGAATCGCAGTGATGGCGGGGTTTGAAGCCGCCCAACCCACCTACAATTGACTACGATTTACGATCAGGACTGATTCTAATTGCGCAATTACCAGCCTACGGATGGGAGAGCCTACGGATGGGAGTTTCTTTGATCTATTCACAAGATTTTCACAAGTACCGTTTATTTTGGATGCAAAGGAATTTCAGTGTTGCAACTGTGTTCTTAATATTTTTAATACCGGATATTTTTAATACCGGCTCCCACTGAAGCCAGCCTTCATCATTCAGAACCGGGTAGGGATCAAGGTGTAGTACAAAAAACAACGAAAAACAAAGGCTTTGAACTCCCTGATTTCACTACTGGGCTACCACAACCCACCATCGCTAGATGACTGATCATGCTTAGGGGATGGCCTCTCTGAGAGGCTGTTTGAAACGTCAAACTCAGATCCAAATCATGAGCTTCACTCAATGAAAACAAGGGGCTTAAGCCCCTTGCCTTGCTATTCAAGACACGTTTTAAACAAGCTCTGATGCAATGATTCAGAGTCCACTTGTTTCGCCTAACGCTGTCCTCCACTCTGGGCCTTAACCACCATGGACTTAAACACCATGTCAACACACCCTAAACACATTCTCATTATTGATGATGAAGCCGATATCCGTGAGGTTGCCGCGCTCAGTTTACAAGTCATGATGGATTGGACTGTGACAGCGGCGGCTTCGGGGGTCGCCGGTATTGATGTGGCGATCGCTGAACGCCCCGATGCCATTTTGCTCGATGTAATGATGCCGGAAATGAATGGGTTTGTCACCCGACAATACCTCGCCCAACACCCCGACACCTGGGATATTCCGGTCATTTTCCTCACCGCCAAACTTCAATTCCAAGAACACCGCCACGATCGCGATCTGAACGTGGCGGCCATTTTGCATAAACCGTTTGATCCGACGGAACTCGGTCTTCAGATTTCCCAAGCGGCGGGCTGGAACCAATCAGCAGACTTGAGCAATGCGGTTCATCTGCCGATCGCTGCCTCAGCCTTTGCCTCGCGGGCTTAACGGTAGAGCAACAAGCCACCGAGGAGGATCAAGAGAATGCTAAGACCCCGCTCAAACTGTTGGGGGTGGATGTGGCGATTGATCCACTGGCCACAGTACAACGCAACGATGGTGCTGGGGATGGTGGTGAGGTAAAGCTGACCAACGGTGGCTGTCCATAGACCGCTGAAGCCTTGGGTGAGGGCGATCGCGATGCCTGTGGGCAAAAAATAGCCCTGGAGTGTGGCGCGAAAGCGTTGGGGCGGCCAATGGTTCATGATGCCGTAAAGAACAATCGGGGGGCCGTTGGTGTTGTACGCGCCGCCCAAAATCCCGGCACAAATGCCAAAGGGATAGGCCCAATGGGAGGATTTGAGGGTGGGGAGGGGCCAGCGAATCAGGCGATAGAGGCCAAAGAGGATTAAAAAGAGACTGAGTCCGGTGGTGATCCAGGGGGTGGGGGCGATCGCAACCATCCCCACCCCCAGAGGAATCCCGATCCAAGTTGCCACCACTAAGCGCCACACCGCCTGAATGTCGATGGCTTGCCACCCTTGGAGGACGATAACGCTATTGATGGTGAGGGCAACCAGGGCAAAAAGAGGCGAGGCGGTTTTGAGATCGAGCACGAGGGAGAGTAGGGGCATCGCCACCAGAGCACTTCCAAAGCCAAAGCTGGACTGCATCAGGATGGCGATGAAAAAAATCGTGGCGATGGTCATTCGGGCTGAAGGGCGATCGCAAAACCTTGGCGATTGTGAAAATCAGGAATGGGAGCCGGATGGGTCAAGGCCCAATAGGAACAGGTTCCATCCTGGGTTTGCAGAACGGTGGTGATGCCGAGGTGAATCGGTTGATGGGCCGGTAAGAGATGGGCTAAATCGAGGGTGAAGGTGAGGAGAAAACTCTGATCTTGGCGATGGCTTTGGCTGACGGGTGGGGCGATTTGAGGCTCAGGGCTGATGCTGGCGCGGTAGTTGGTGAGATGGTAAAGATTCCAATGGCCGGCGGGGGATAGATTGAATTCCCAATAGTTATCGTGCTCCGGGCGGCTAAAAAAGGCTTCAAAACAGGTGGATTCCCAAAGGCGATCGCGCCGCTGCGGATCATGGTGGGGAGAGGGCAGAGATACTGTTTTTAAATCCCCTTGGAGATGGTAGGTAATCGAGAGTTGACGCGCACGGTAGGAAACAGTGCCATTGAGGCTCAAGGGTCGGGGGCAAGGGTCAAAGGGATGGAGGGTAAAAAACTGGGTCATAGGAGGGACTGAATTAGCGTCGAAACGTGACGAATTTGGGCTTCAATACTGGCGGTGAGTTGGAATTGCACCAAGGCTCGCCGTAGATTGTGGGTTGAGTCAAGGGCTTTAAAATAGCGATTTCCGGCTAGGTAGTCCGTAAAAAAGCGCAGACCGAGTTCAAAGGCAATCAGCCGCATTGCATCATAAAGATAATGGCAATCAGCGGGGGTGAGGCTGTCGTGGGCAATGTCGAGATAGCCTTGGAGAATGATTTGGGCGCGATCGCAATCAAACTCCACCGTTTCCCAGGCTGCGGTTTCTTCCCCCAATGGGTTACAGCCCGATCGCAAACAATCCCCTAGATCGTAATGAATTAAGCCCGGTTTTACCGTATCGAGATCCACGAGGGTAATCGCTTGGCCTGTCGTCGGATCGAGGAGGAGATTATTCACCTTCGGGTCACCGTGAATCGGTCGGAGGGTCAATTCGCCGCGAGCTTTGGCGGTTTCGAGGATGGGTGCGATCGCCCGGTGTTTCGCAATGAAACGATGGCAATAGTCCAATTCCGGCGACCGGGGCGGGGCATTGTGGGCGGCCACTTGGTCATAGGTGGCCAAATACAGCGGCGTGATGTGAAAACCGGGCAAGGTATCGGCCAAGCGATCGGGCGGCACAGCCTGGATGAGGCGATGAAATTGCCCCAACCCGTAGCCCACTTCATAGGCTTCGGTGGGGGTTTCGATGCAGTCTTTAGCGATACCGTCGATGAAGGCGATCGCTCGCCACACTGACCCCTGAGCATCTTGATAATAATCCCCGCCGCTTTGGGTCGGCAGCACATGGGGCACTTCCCAGCGTCGCCCTGGGGGCAAGGTTTCACCCTGTAACGCCGTGGCCATCGCTGCGGTGCAGATGCGCATATTCGCCATCACCGCCGCCGGCTGCTGAAACACCCGCGTATTCAACCGCTGCAAAATAAAGTGATCCGCCTGGGGATGCTGCAAGCGCACTA
Coding sequences within:
- a CDS encoding MASE1 domain-containing protein encodes the protein MKISWRPNRNQRTLAITGLALGYYALSALCRYAASTPESITPIWFPDGLGVGMVLLFGYWILPGVTIGSILANWSAFVHGHTLGIWVLDLLQVGLIATGTTAGTYFGVQWLRHTIGRRNPLNQTSDIFVFVVFTAILSTLLNATVGIFALSLDHTVAVQNSLNAWMMWWISNVTGILLVTPLCLSGSDAIRWLRATRYNRTAKTRRWLSEQLRLAIEQPIQNAQQWFFEGVVLLGVTLGISYGAFLLSYPIDYLLIPCLIVAAFRLGQIGVSGFTLLISIIAIYGTVNPLTSNQLTSLSPDNLQVSLMMLQCFLSILVITALALSATLIEKQRVVRYLQHSQAQLQLQKTQLITQNEDLLMAKQAAEDANRAKSEFLANMSHEIRTPLNIILGFCQLMNQDATSLNHQTIRENLTLMERSGETLLRLLNDVLDLAKIEANRLQLREDVITVRSLIRDIHRIFAATAHQKNITFDYHVGANVPEQIRFDAARLRQILFNLIGNSIKFTKKGTVQLIVQRSRAADDPQVIQLELIVQDTGIGIPPDQQDIIFDAFRQLEGHHSRRYGGTGLGLALTQRLTQMLGGQIYLTSELGVGSTFTIVFPQVSLVLPAPENLVQDLASEPMLDPLNRPAGDTQDTLVMAMPEKIPPSLAIAQDLFLCKLYELEATTWLHVSRTLIMSDIRDFSESLQGLGAEYDCQLLCDYAQDLSCHVAEFDIETLQTAIADFPKLCRIIERWLGGVEPGVN
- the hisA gene encoding 1-(5-phosphoribosyl)-5-[(5-phosphoribosylamino)methylideneamino]imidazole-4-carboxamide isomerase — protein: MDVIPAIDLLDGQCVRLYQGDYTRSEVFSDSPLEIAQRWEAAGATRLHVVDLDGAKTGATVNHEAIATIVQALNIPVEVGGGLRDRATIQRIFDLGVQWAIVGTLAVENPQLVQDLCTEFPGRIIVGIDARNGKVATRGWLETSTIDAIDLAQRMAIAGAAAIIYTDIHRDGTMSGPNTTALRELAHQIELPIIASGGVSSLTDVLSLLALEPDGVTGMIIGRAIYTGDIDLKEAVQAVGPGRLQDVPPQGGHFSTFA
- a CDS encoding phosphotransferase enzyme family protein, producing the protein MIFLECVPVSDAIAPADAAAHQFQAPGAIESVCPFGSGNVNDTFLVRLQHPQADHFILQRLNTRVFQQPAAVMANMRICTAAMATALQGETLPPGRRWEVPHVLPTQSGGDYYQDAQGSVWRAIAFIDGIAKDCIETPTEAYEVGYGLGQFHRLIQAVPPDRLADTLPGFHITPLYLATYDQVAAHNAPPRSPELDYCHRFIAKHRAIAPILETAKARGELTLRPIHGDPKVNNLLLDPTTGQAITLVDLDTVKPGLIHYDLGDCLRSGCNPLGEETAAWETVEFDCDRAQIILQGYLDIAHDSLTPADCHYLYDAMRLIAFELGLRFFTDYLAGNRYFKALDSTHNLRRALVQFQLTASIEAQIRHVSTLIQSLL
- a CDS encoding sulfite exporter TauE/SafE family protein, whose protein sequence is MTIATIFFIAILMQSSFGFGSALVAMPLLSLVLDLKTASPLFALVALTINSVIVLQGWQAIDIQAVWRLVVATWIGIPLGVGMVAIAPTPWITTGLSLFLILFGLYRLIRWPLPTLKSSHWAYPFGICAGILGGAYNTNGPPIVLYGIMNHWPPQRFRATLQGYFLPTGIAIALTQGFSGLWTATVGQLYLTTIPSTIVALYCGQWINRHIHPQQFERGLSILLILLGGLLLYR
- a CDS encoding DOMON-like domain-containing protein; this encodes MTQFFTLHPFDPCPRPLSLNGTVSYRARQLSITYHLQGDLKTVSLPSPHHDPQRRDRLWESTCFEAFFSRPEHDNYWEFNLSPAGHWNLYHLTNYRASISPEPQIAPPVSQSHRQDQSFLLTFTLDLAHLLPAHQPIHLGITTVLQTQDGTCSYWALTHPAPIPDFHNRQGFAIALQPE
- a CDS encoding response regulator; its protein translation is MSTHPKHILIIDDEADIREVAALSLQVMMDWTVTAAASGVAGIDVAIAERPDAILLDVMMPEMNGFVTRQYLAQHPDTWDIPVIFLTAKLQFQEHRHDRDLNVAAILHKPFDPTELGLQISQAAGWNQSADLSNAVHLPIAASAFASRA
- a CDS encoding NAD(P)H-dependent glycerol-3-phosphate dehydrogenase, with the translated sequence MVNTLPSKGSLAVQQTRLTNTLAPFYSKTAAEPRLTVIGAGAWGSALATVAMRNNHAVKLWSRRQSEPLASAIAEADVLLCAVSMKGVPSVIEQIKACNLPKTKIILTATKGLDPATKQTPSQMWQAAFPDNPVAVLSGPNLSREIEMGLPATTVVASQDEAAAKVVQDIFSSETFRVYINTDPLGTELGGTLKNIMAIAAGVCDGLNLGTNAKAGLLTRALPEMMRIGTHMGASSETFFGLSGLGDLLATCDGALSRNYRVGFGLAEGKDLETVLIELQSTAEGVNTTRVLVEMARTHRIPVPIARQVCRLLDHEISPMEAVQALMERELKAEY